Proteins from a genomic interval of Amphiura filiformis chromosome 9, Afil_fr2py, whole genome shotgun sequence:
- the LOC140160455 gene encoding craniofacial development protein 2-like, producing MVGPAGQTMRQWLLGKRSMLFRLGTAEMTQSVLPTILSMHERSSMNLRTHQVIGTWNVQGMTAGKLEIVTKRMGEQHICVLGISKTWCLNQGRFTTDNGYTVIYSGKDEGKRELVSSWTGIQLDPSWASTQSATESSLSDCMVTLSTYQLSRFMHQHPLHLMKRWKTFMVSSKMSWIRFQAKICLSSWETGTQKLARLTSNQGQLKVWIGRRNDRGDGLEEFCQENDLIVETPSFSSPLQTVDLEERRRK from the coding sequence ATGGTGGGACCTGCAGGCCAGACGATgcgtcaatggctactggggaagaggAGCATGTTGTTCCGACTAGGCACAGCTGAAATGACGCAGAGTGTACTGCCGACAATCCTGAGCATGCATGAAAGGAGCAGCATGAACCTGAGAACACATCAAGTCATAGGAACATGGAATGTTCAAGGTATGACTGCTGGGAAGCTAGAGATCGTTACAAAAAGAATGGGAGAGCAACACATTTGTGTACTGGGCATCTCGAAAACATGGTGTCTCAACCAAGGACGTTTTACTACAGACAACGGATACACAGTGATATATTCAGGCAAAGATGAAGGAAAGCGGGAGTTGGTTTCATCTTGGACAGGAATACAGCTAGATCCTTCCTGGGCTTCAACCCAATCAGCGACAGAATCATCTCTCTCAGACTGCATGGTCACCCTTTCAACATATCAATTGTCCAGGTTTATGCACCAACATCCACTGCATCTGATGAAGCGATGGAAAACTTTTATGGTCAGCTCCAAGATGTCCTGGATAAGATTCCAAGCAAAGATATGCTTATCATCTTGGGAGACTGGAACGCAAAAGTTGGCAAGACTGACATCAAATCAAGGTCAATTGAAAGTTTGGATTGGGAGAAGAAACGATCGTGGAGACGGTTTGGAAGAGTTTTGTCAGGAAAACGACCTGATTGTTGAAACACCCTCTTTCAGCAGCCCCCTGCAGACTGTGGACTTGGAGGAGCGAAGGAGGAAATGA